From the genome of Chelonoidis abingdonii isolate Lonesome George chromosome 25, CheloAbing_2.0, whole genome shotgun sequence, one region includes:
- the LOC116830233 gene encoding CYFIP-related Rac1 interactor A-like isoform X4, with protein sequence MGNLIKVLGKDLENCPHFFLDFENAQPTEAETAVWNQVNAVLEEAQTILAELQSYTGAGLEIREAIQNPNDLQLQEKAWNAVCPLVAKLKRFYEFSLRLENALRSLLEALTSPPYAPTQHLEREQALAKQFAEILHFTLTFDEFKMTNPAIQNDFSYYRRTLSRNRINNLQLDAETDVNNEMANRMSLFYAEATPMLKTLSNATTKFVSENKTLPIEDTTDCLSTMACVCRVMLETPEYRSRFTNTETLLFCMRVMVGVIILYDHVHPVGAFAKTSKIDMKGCIKVLKDQPSTSTEGLLNALRYTTRHLNDDTTSKQIRALLQ encoded by the exons ATGCTCAGCCCACAGAAGCCGAGACAGCTGTGTGGAACCAGGTCAACGCAGTGCTAGAGGAGGCACAGACAATCCTGGCTGAACTGCAGTCCTACACGGGGGCTGGCCTGGAGATTAGAGAG GCAATCCAAAATCCCAATGACCTCCAGCTACAGGAGAAGGCCTGGAATGCCGTGTGCCCTCTAGTGGCAAAGCTGAAACGCTTCTATGAGTTCTCTCTTCGACTGG AGAATGCTCTGCGCAGCTTGCTGGAAGCTCTGACCAGCCCACCCTATGCCCCGACTCAGCACCTGGAGAGAGAACAAGCCCTAGCAAAGCAGTTTGCAGAAATCCTACACTTCACCCTCACCTTCGATGAGTTCAAG ATGACCAACCCTGCCATCCAGAATGATTTTAGCTACTACAGAAGAACCCTCAGCCGAAATCGCATTAATAATTTACAG TTGGATGCCGAGACTGATGTTAACAATGAAATGGCCAACAGGATGTCTCTCTTCTACGCAGAGGCCACACCTATGCTTAAAACTCTAAGCAATGCCACAACCAAGTTTGTTTCAGAG AACAAGACCCTCCCCATTGAGGACACAACTGACTGTCTAAGCACCATGGCCTGTGTTTGCAGGGTGATGCTGGAGACCCC GGAATACAGGAGCCGGTTCACTAACACTGAGACCCTTCTCTTCTGCATGCGAGTGATGGTTGGAGTCATCATCCTCTATGATCACGTTCACCCCGTTGGGGCTTTCGCAAAGACCTCCAAAATCGAT ATGAAAGGATGCATCAAAGTCTTGAAAGATCAGCCTTCAACCAGCACAGAGGGGCTCCTGAACGCACTGAG GTACACCACTCGGCACCTCAACGATGACACCACATCCAAGCAGATCCGGGCCCTGCTGCAGTGA
- the LOC116830233 gene encoding CYFIP-related Rac1 interactor A-like isoform X3, whose amino-acid sequence MGNLLKVLTYNDLEQGPNFFLDFEHAQPTEAETAVWNQVNAVLEEAQTILAELQSYTGAGLEIREAIQNPNDLQLQEKAWNAVCPLVAKLKRFYEFSLRLENALRSLLEALTSPPYAPTQHLEREQALAKQFAEILHFTLTFDEFKMTNPAIQNDFSYYRRTLSRNRINNLQLDAETDVNNEMANRMSLFYAEATPMLKTLSNATTKFVSENKTLPIEDTTDCLSTMACVCRVMLETPEYRSRFTNTETLLFCMRVMVGVIILYDHVHPVGAFAKTSKIDMKGCIKVLKDQPSTSTEGLLNALRYTTRHLNDDTTSKQIRALLQ is encoded by the exons ATGCTCAGCCCACAGAAGCCGAGACAGCTGTGTGGAACCAGGTCAACGCAGTGCTAGAGGAGGCACAGACAATCCTGGCTGAACTGCAGTCCTACACGGGGGCTGGCCTGGAGATTAGAGAG GCAATCCAAAATCCCAATGACCTCCAGCTACAGGAGAAGGCCTGGAATGCCGTGTGCCCTCTAGTGGCAAAGCTGAAACGCTTCTATGAGTTCTCTCTTCGACTGG AGAATGCTCTGCGCAGCTTGCTGGAAGCTCTGACCAGCCCACCCTATGCCCCGACTCAGCACCTGGAGAGAGAACAAGCCCTAGCAAAGCAGTTTGCAGAAATCCTACACTTCACCCTCACCTTCGATGAGTTCAAG ATGACCAACCCTGCCATCCAGAATGATTTTAGCTACTACAGAAGAACCCTCAGCCGAAATCGCATTAATAATTTACAG TTGGATGCCGAGACTGATGTTAACAATGAAATGGCCAACAGGATGTCTCTCTTCTACGCAGAGGCCACACCTATGCTTAAAACTCTAAGCAATGCCACAACCAAGTTTGTTTCAGAG AACAAGACCCTCCCCATTGAGGACACAACTGACTGTCTAAGCACCATGGCCTGTGTTTGCAGGGTGATGCTGGAGACCCC GGAATACAGGAGCCGGTTCACTAACACTGAGACCCTTCTCTTCTGCATGCGAGTGATGGTTGGAGTCATCATCCTCTATGATCACGTTCACCCCGTTGGGGCTTTCGCAAAGACCTCCAAAATCGAT ATGAAAGGATGCATCAAAGTCTTGAAAGATCAGCCTTCAACCAGCACAGAGGGGCTCCTGAACGCACTGAG GTACACCACTCGGCACCTCAACGATGACACCACATCCAAGCAGATCCGGGCCCTGCTGCAGTGA